A window of the Henckelia pumila isolate YLH828 chromosome 3, ASM3356847v2, whole genome shotgun sequence genome harbors these coding sequences:
- the LOC140886774 gene encoding probable serine/threonine-protein kinase PBL19 yields MNCFYYFKEKARSGRQKSAPTLKNPYNSDAISQTERVAKSSCSAPSPRSIPELYEEKAQNLRVFKFAELKQATNNFNRLLKIGEGGFGCVYKASIKHADRDGEPVVVAIKKLNKDGYQGHKQWVAEVQFLGVVDHPNLVKLIGYCAVDGERGIQRLLVYEYMPNKSLEDHLFSRAYPSLSWDQRMQIVLGAAQGLTYLHEELEIQVIYRDFKASNVLLDGDFRPKLSDFGLAREGPTAGRTHVSTAVVGTHGYAAPDYIQTGHLTTKSDVWSFGVVLYEILTGRRSLERGRPKSEQKLLDWVKLYPADSRKFSMIMDPRLENQFSLTAARSIAKLADTCLVKNAKDRPKMSDVVENVKRILQISVEESPPTQYSEIETTEEKPEKAMGASESAKRRLAHLTKLSEYVGGGGGGRFMMMQRSKME; encoded by the exons ATGAACTGTTTCTATTATTTCAAGGAAAAAGCAAGAAGCGGGAGACAAAAATCAGCcccaactctaaaaaatccgtACAATTCTGATGCCATCTCACAAACTGAGAGGGTAGCAAAATCGTCATGCTCAGCCCCTTCACCTCGAAGCATACCGGAATTATATGAAGAAAAAGCTCAGAATTTAAGGGTTTTTAAGTTTGCTGAGCTAAAGCAGGCTACTAATAATTTTAACAGATTACTTAAGATAGGTGAAGGTGGTTTTGGATGTGTATATAAGGCAAGCATCAAGCATGCTGACAGAGATGGTGAGCCTGTCGTGGTTGCCATTAAGAAACTCAATAAAGATGGCTATCAG GGTCATAAACAATGGGTAGCAGAAGTGCAGTTCCTTGGTGTTGTGGATCACCCAAATCTCGTAAAACTTATTGGTTACTGTGCTGTGGATGGAGAAAGAGGTATTCAAAGGCTACTTGTGTACGAATACATGCCAAACAAGAGCCTGGAAGATCATCTATTTAGCCGGGCTTATCCATCCCTTTCTTGGGATCAAAGAATGCAAATTGTGTTGGGGGCAGCTCAGGGATTGACTTATTTGCACGAAGAATTAGAAATCCAG GTTATTTATCGAGATTTCAAGGCGTCAAATGTGCTGTTGGATGGAGATTTCAGGCCAAAACTTTCGGATTTCGGGCTTGCTAGGGAGGGTCCAACCGCGGGTCGTACTCATGTTTCAACTGCG GTTGTTGGAACGCATGGATACGCTGCCCCGGACTATATACAAACTGGCCATCTTACCACCAAGAGCGATGTCTGGAGTTTTGGCGTCGTATTGTACGAAATCCTAACAGGCAGACGGTCTCTAGAAAGGGGACGTCCCAAATCCGAGCAAAAACTGTTGGACTGGGTGAAACTGTATCCAGCAGATAGTCGAAAATTTAGCATGATAATGGACCCGAGACTTGAAAACCAATTCTCCCTAACCGCAGCTCGTTCCATCGCAAAATTAGCCGATACTTGTCTGGTGAAAAACGCAAAGGACCGGCCAAAGATGAGCGACGTAGTGGAAAATGTAAAGCGAATACTGCAGATTTCTGTAGAGGAAAGTCCTCCTACCCAGTATTCAGAAATCGAAACGACGGAAGAGAAGCCTGAGAAGGCCATGGGTGCATCGGAATCCGCTAAACGGAGACTCGCCCATTTGACCAAGTTAAGTGAATACGTTGGTGGAGGAGGTGGTGGGAGATTCATGATGATGCAGAGGAGTAAAATGGAGTAA